One Lujinxingia sediminis genomic region harbors:
- a CDS encoding SLC13 family permease, which yields MEALTPDMITVLVILASAIYLFVSEIVRIDVAAIIIMVAVGLTGLVDAGQLFNGFASNAVISIIAVMILGAALDRVGIMRRVAAFLLRIGGRTEGRIISLISGSVATISAFMQNIGAAALFLPVSERLAERTGISISRILMPMGFAAILGGTITLVASGPLILLNDLLAASAQNLGVDIEPLGLFTPTPIGLALTVAGIAMFALAGKWLLPSLKPSIGAQAPDLAATYGIDQTIHAFIVPEQSPLAGRSVQAIEAQRKGIVLLAIERDNALTPAPTAEHCIAAGDVLAVVGPTEHVEHFAQTELLEPTENTAFAALHDDQHAGLAEVLVRPGSDIVGKRVIELKLRAAFGVTLLGIHRRGTLLTDDLRQTILEAGDVLVLFSPWERLQTLAREAAFVILTDYPAEPPRTHKTPWALLAFGVALSLVIFSSMQLSLALMVGAVIALISGVLTADEAYRAVSWKTVFLLAALIPLGQAVEDTGTAAWIAERVIGLTSSFPIWGVQLTIALLTTAFTLTISNVGATVLLVPLAANVAVGVGADPAQFGLIVALAASNAFLLPTHQVNALLMGPGGYSVRDFLKAGTAMTILFTVVLIISVNVFA from the coding sequence ATGGAAGCTCTCACCCCGGACATGATCACAGTCCTGGTGATCCTCGCCAGCGCCATCTACCTCTTCGTCTCCGAGATTGTGCGTATCGATGTCGCCGCCATCATCATCATGGTCGCCGTTGGCCTCACCGGACTTGTCGACGCAGGCCAACTCTTTAACGGCTTCGCCTCCAACGCTGTAATCTCCATTATCGCTGTCATGATCCTCGGCGCTGCCCTCGATCGCGTTGGCATCATGCGACGCGTCGCCGCCTTTTTGCTACGCATCGGCGGGCGCACCGAAGGCCGCATCATCTCGCTTATCTCCGGGAGTGTGGCGACCATCAGCGCCTTTATGCAAAACATCGGCGCTGCCGCCCTCTTTCTCCCGGTCAGTGAGCGGCTGGCCGAGCGCACAGGCATCTCCATCTCCCGCATCCTGATGCCCATGGGCTTTGCGGCCATCCTCGGGGGTACCATCACACTTGTGGCCTCCGGCCCGCTGATCCTCCTCAATGATCTGCTCGCTGCCAGCGCTCAGAACCTCGGCGTCGACATTGAACCCCTCGGCCTCTTCACCCCCACACCCATCGGCCTCGCCCTGACCGTGGCGGGCATCGCCATGTTCGCGCTGGCCGGCAAGTGGCTGCTTCCTTCCCTTAAACCCTCCATCGGCGCCCAGGCTCCAGACCTCGCCGCAACCTACGGCATCGACCAGACCATCCACGCGTTCATCGTTCCCGAGCAAAGCCCTCTTGCCGGCCGCAGCGTCCAGGCTATCGAAGCTCAGCGAAAAGGCATCGTTCTGCTCGCGATCGAACGCGACAACGCCCTGACCCCCGCTCCGACCGCCGAACACTGCATCGCTGCTGGCGACGTCCTCGCTGTCGTCGGTCCGACCGAACACGTCGAGCACTTCGCCCAAACCGAACTCCTTGAGCCCACCGAAAACACCGCCTTTGCCGCCCTGCACGACGATCAGCACGCTGGCCTGGCCGAAGTTCTCGTCAGGCCTGGCAGCGACATCGTCGGCAAACGCGTCATCGAGCTCAAACTTCGTGCGGCCTTCGGCGTCACTCTGCTCGGAATCCACCGCCGCGGAACGCTCCTCACCGATGATCTTCGCCAGACGATCCTTGAGGCCGGCGACGTCCTCGTCCTCTTCTCCCCCTGGGAACGACTGCAAACACTCGCCCGCGAAGCGGCTTTCGTGATCCTCACCGACTACCCCGCCGAGCCCCCCCGAACTCACAAAACCCCCTGGGCCCTCCTCGCCTTCGGTGTGGCCCTCTCGCTGGTCATCTTCTCGTCGATGCAACTCTCCCTCGCCCTGATGGTCGGCGCTGTTATCGCGCTCATCTCAGGCGTTCTCACCGCCGACGAGGCCTACCGTGCCGTCTCCTGGAAGACCGTCTTCCTGCTGGCTGCTCTCATTCCCCTGGGCCAGGCCGTCGAAGACACCGGCACCGCTGCCTGGATCGCCGAGCGCGTCATCGGCCTGACCTCCTCCTTCCCCATCTGGGGTGTTCAACTCACCATCGCACTGCTTACCACCGCCTTCACGCTGACCATCTCCAACGTCGGCGCCACCGTCCTGCTCGTCCCCCTGGCAGCCAACGTGGCCGTCGGCGTCGGTGCAGACCCGGCGCAGTTCGGACTCATCGTCGCGCTGGCGGCCTCCAACGCCTTCCTTCTACCCACCCACCAGGTCAACGCATTGCTGATGGGCCCCGGCGGCTACAGCGTACGCGACTTCCTCAAAGCCGGCACCGCGATGACGATTCTCTTCACCGTCGTGCTCATCATCTCGGTCAATGTCTTCGCCTGA